The Palaemon carinicauda isolate YSFRI2023 chromosome 37, ASM3689809v2, whole genome shotgun sequence genome contains a region encoding:
- the LOC137629417 gene encoding uncharacterized protein: MAGDKELLLVALLAKKKSKRRSVERKVHVHPMLLSRMNTGVHHTLFNDLYADEKKFFNYFRMSKPSFEELLSYVRRDITGTTTNMRECIAPDEKLVVTLSYLVTGDTMTDLQYQYRLGVSAIANIIREICKAIWGRVKTVCFPNVTERF; this comes from the exons ATGGCGGGAGACAAAGAGCTTCTACTTGTTGCTTTGCTGGCCAAAAAGAAATCGAAGAGGCGCTCTGTAGAGAGGAAGGTGCATGTACATCCCATGTTGTTATCAAGAATGAACACAGGAGTGCATCATACACTTTTCAATGATTTGTATGCTGATGAAAAGAAGTTTTTCAACTATTTTCGTATGAGCAAGCCGTCATTTGAAGAACTTCTCAGCTACGTCAGGAGAGACATCACAGGAACTACCACAAACATGAGAGAATGCATTGCACCAGACGAGAAGCTTGTTGTAACTTTGAG TTATTTGGTCACCGGTGACACCATGACTGATCTCCAATACCAGTACAGACTAGGCGTATCTGCCATCGCGAACATCATCCGGGAAATCTGCAAGGCTATTTGGGGAAGAGTGAAGACAGTTTGTTTTCCTAATGTGACAGAAAGATTTTAG